From the genome of Candidatus Methylacidiphilales bacterium:
GCCCGCAGGGTTCATACAGCGACGGCACCAGGAAAAAATCGCTTCCCGCCGTGATCCAATGGCTCAGCTCGTTGGAAAAACCGATAAAGGCCCCCGCCCTGCCCGGAAAACGCAGCGGCAACTTCTGAAAATAATCTTCCAGGCCGGCATCGCCCGAACCCAGGACAACAAGTTGAAATGGCAGCGAAGCCAGCAAGCGGTCCAGGACGGCAACGGCCAGATGCAGCCCCTTCTGCTCGACAAAGCGCGACACCACCCCGACGACGGGGCTGTCGTCCTCATCCAACCCAAAACGTTCTTTGAGCCGGCGGCGGCACTCGGCCTTGCCTGACAAGTCATGAATGGAAAAATTCTCCGGAATCAGACGGTCGGACTCCGGGCTCCAATGCGAGTAGTCCGCGCCGTTCAGGATGCCGGAAAAATCCGCCCGGCGGCGGTTCAAATACGGCGCCAGCCCGCGCCCGCCTTCGGGACTGAGGATTTCCTCCGCATGCGCGGGCGAAACTGTCGTGATCGCATCGGCAAAGTACACGCCCATTTTTAAAAAATTCACCCGGCCATGGTCTTCGCACACGTCCGGCACAAACCACTGCTTCCCGAGGCCGAGAAAAGGCATGACATCCGCGGGATAAACGCCCTGGTAACCAATGTTATGGATGGTCAGCACGGTGGCAGTCGCGGCAAGCGGGGAAAGCACCCGGTCCCAAGTCTTCAAATAAGCCGCCACCGGGCTGCCTGGCCAGTCATGCGCATGCATCACATCCGGCAGGAAATCCCGGTCCTTGCAGACCTGCAGGACAGCTTTGGAAAAAAATGCGAAGCGAAAGGCATTGTCGCCGTACTCCCGGTTGTTTTCATTGTAAATCCCGGGCCTGCCAAAAAATTCTCCATGCTCCAAGAACCAGATTGGAATCAGGTTGTCCAGCAAGCCCTCATAAACTCCAGCCCAAAGCTCCTGACGTCCGCCCAGATGGACGCAAACCGGGCCCATGAATTTTAACGCCGTTGTTTTAGGGTCGATCTGCCCATAGAGCGGCATCACAATCCTCACATCGTGCCCTTCCGAGCGGAGCTGTTTGGCCAGGCCGGAAACCACATCCCCCAAGCCGCCGACCTTTGCCAGCGGGGCGCATTCCGAAGCGATAAATAAAATTTTCAACGGCGGGGTTGTATCATAAAATCATGGATTGGCAAAACCGAAGCTTAAATACAAGGCTTGACTGGACATAGTGACAAGCGCTATGTTTTATAATGTAAATC
Proteins encoded in this window:
- the glgA gene encoding glycogen synthase GlgA, producing MKILFIASECAPLAKVGGLGDVVSGLAKQLRSEGHDVRIVMPLYGQIDPKTTALKFMGPVCVHLGGRQELWAGVYEGLLDNLIPIWFLEHGEFFGRPGIYNENNREYGDNAFRFAFFSKAVLQVCKDRDFLPDVMHAHDWPGSPVAAYLKTWDRVLSPLAATATVLTIHNIGYQGVYPADVMPFLGLGKQWFVPDVCEDHGRVNFLKMGVYFADAITTVSPAHAEEILSPEGGRGLAPYLNRRRADFSGILNGADYSHWSPESDRLIPENFSIHDLSGKAECRRRLKERFGLDEDDSPVVGVVSRFVEQKGLHLAVAVLDRLLASLPFQLVVLGSGDAGLEDYFQKLPLRFPGRAGAFIGFSNELSHWITAGSDFFLVPSLYEPCGLTQIYAMRYGTLPIVRSTGGLRDTVEDYDPETRLGTGFAFDDPAPEALEAVLRRALETWNARPDRIARLMRQAMEQDFSWEKPAGEYLKVYRQAIENRRKLLEAEGVASGKPRLALNPMLESLG